The Helianthus annuus cultivar XRQ/B chromosome 15, HanXRQr2.0-SUNRISE, whole genome shotgun sequence genomic sequence GAAGATGTATTCTTTGATAGTGTTTGCCTTTATCTCACTGGTCTAggatttttcatgtttttgagTCTAACCGTAGTGAGGTTTGTGTAGGATCATCGAGTTGGTGATCTTATTTGTCTCTTTGAGATGTCTTCGCCGATCGTAGTGATGTTAGTTCACTGGTCTAGgtgatgtttgttttttttttctttcctcACTGGTCTAGGGTCGTTTGTAGATTCTTTGTGTTGTTGAGTCTAGTCCCATTAGATCGTAGTGTTGGTTCTATCAGTTCTTCGTGTTGTTGATCTGATTTTTTCTAGACTTGTTCTTTACATGATTGAATGTTTGTGATGATAGTCTTGTATTTTTTTCTCTTGTGTAAGAGATAATTGTCTGGTTATAAAATCATGCGATTTTGTATTTTGCCGGAGTTTATGTAGGCTATAATTGCGGTCTGGTATAGAAGTGTGTGCTTCGTGTTATATGCAGACTTGTTTGTTGAATTGTGTGATTCATTGTTTGTTGTGAGGCACATCGTATATCTAGGGTGTATTGTATAGCCAATCTGTTAGATCTGATGTTGTCTTTGTAGTCAGATCGTTGTGTTAATGATTTGTTAGAGTATTAGATCAGTTACGTTCACCTTCACTGTATTTTCTTTAGATGTCTCTGGAGTAAATCTGAGATCTTGAGTTTTTTTGTATGTTGAACTTGTTAGATCTTGTAGGTTCTGTCTCAGATCATTATATTGATGGTCTAGTCTAATCCGTAGAGTTTCTGTAAAGATCTTTTGTGTCGTTTTGTGAGTGTGTTCTGGTTTAGTTAAGTTTTTTGAGCATTTCAAACGGTACTTTGATACTAAATTTTAAGATGACTTTATATGTACATCTGATTATGTTATGTGTCATATGATTATGTGGTTCATGAAAGATGTCTTGTAAAAATAACATATAGTTACTcaattgtgtgttttttaaaaTTGGAAGATTCTTTGTTTGTGATTGGAGGATCTTGTGTTTTTGAGTTGTTATTGTGTTTGCATCTCATGTCACATTGTCACAGTGGTCTAGTTTTGTAATCTTGTCAGCTGTAATGTATGCTTCCATATTTGTTGCTCTGGATGTTTTGGGACTCTTTACAGCCTTGGTGTTTCTTGTGTGAGATTCTTTGGCTATGAAATATGTTGTGCGATGTAGTATCGGGGGTGTCAAGTTTTATCTTTTTTTGATTCTTTTAAGCTGTTAACTTTTTGAGTCAAGTTTTTTCCAGTCCTTTCTCTCAATGGTATTCCTACATTAGTGTTAGGGTTATTGTGCAGTCTCTCTCTGATTCGTTTCTAGGGTTTGAGCATATTTGTTTGTTTACCTGTTAGATTGAGTATTTTGTGAGAGTAGGTGATCTTGTTGATGATCTATATGTGAGCTGTATTATATTGTTGAGAGTTGTTTATTGGTTagataaaacttgtttatttgtcAAGCAAATCCATGACAAAGTACTTAGTTTGTTGTTTTTCTTGTTTACATCTGATTATTGTCTTTATTTTCCATATGCCTAAGGTTAGGTAGTGGGTCAAGACAATGATTTTTGTAAGAAGTTCAACATGTTTGATCAACTTGGGTATTAAATTGTGGGGGGGTGTtgaaaatgttaaatgatttaacaTTAACAATTTAATACCTTACACTTGGATATTATAAAGTTTATAAtgtttgttatatttttttgtgtGTAACATGTATATGGATCATGGGCTTCTCAACAAGGATATGGGCTGCTTGATAAGACATTCATATGGGTTGCTATACACTGCTGGACATTTAAAGGTTGGGCTCCATAGAACTACTGGGCTAGCCCGACGCATCCATCAACACAGGGTTCACGTTTCAAGTTATCAACTTTAGGTCATATGTTAAGTCCATTACCCGTGTATGTTAATTAGGCCCATATCGCGTGTTATTTCATGTGGGTCAAGTCGGGTCGTGGGTCTCTATAAGTATGTTGTGGTTAGGGTTAGAGTTTTTTTGTTGAGTATCTCTCAACATTAGATAGTGTCACAATTCTCTTTCGTCTCTCTCTAGCACTCTGTATAGTTCTTATAAATCTAGGGTTTATAGTGTTTAACCCGTGTAGATTGTGTAAAAGATTGAAGTCCGTTCGTCATGTTGATGATTCGAGTCTTAGAGTTTGAAGAGTGTGTTGCGTCTGAGATTTGTTTCTTGTCGTTTTTGTTTAATGATAAAGTCTCTGAGTACCAATTTTGACAAAAAGCTAGAAAAATCAAACAAGAAACAAGCTAAACTACACCACCACAATTAAATGAACTaactcttcatcatcatcttcttaaACTCCTCAAAATTAACATACCCATCACCATCAGAATCAACCGATTTGATCATCTTCACACAATCCTCAACCGTACACCCCTCCCCCAACCGAGTCAGAATCTGGTGCAACTCAGTCGACGATATCAACCCGTTCTTGTTCAAATCGTACAACTCAAACGCTTCATGAAGCTCCTTCATTCCTTCGTCCTCATCACCCGCATTTCCTTTGAAGAACCCCTCGAACTCCTCGAGGTTTATGAATCCGTCACAGTCTGTGTCGATGTTCGTCATCATTTGCTTCACTTCTTCGTCGGAGATTTCGGATCCGATCGCTTTCATGACCTGTCAGGGTGTCATTTTTAACCGAAATTGTTAGGATTCAAGTGGCGCAACGGAAACCAACACAATGCACAAAAAAATTAAACAcggaaaacaaaaaaaaaaagcaaagcTAGAATTTCTTATTAGCTGTAAATCCCATCAacagcaaagctaaggtagggtctgagaaggGTAAGACGTAGACAACTTTACCTCTAcctcgtaggaatagagagactgatTCCATATTTTTAGGTATATAAGATAAAACTAAGGTTTAAAACTTAGGAAAAATAATATTAATCTGTATAAGCTCGTCGGCAGAGTAGGTCGAATTTAATGTAATTTAAGccgttaaaaaataataaaaaaaaatctaaacccGATTTAGAGGAAACCCGAATAACATCAAACCCGTACCCAAACATATAATTGAGTCGGTTTTTATAGTTAATCTTAATCGGTATCCCGAATAACTATTTAAAGGAATTTTTTACATGAATTATTTGGGTGATATAATGAATTAATTTGAttacaaaaataatatattaaccTGTAGAAGCTCGTGGGCAGAGATTTTGCCATCCCCGTTGGTGTCGAAGCGGTTGAAGACTTTTTTGATCTCGTCGGAGTCGGTGAAGTAGATCGATTGCTTGCCGGTTTCAGTTGTCATTGTTGAAATATCCTTCAGATGAATGaatgagaagaagaagaagaagatgatgatataGGAGAGGAAGCCGTGTAAGCTGCGTGGGGCGGCGTCGGCTGCTTTTTAATGGCGAATATTGAGCGGCTgctttgttttgaattttctttgttttgaaaaaaggggtatttttttaataaagttattAAATGTCATTAAAGTTCACGTGAAGACGAATAATTTAGTTAAACgagataataataaaaatatatacgGGAATCACAATATTTTGATGATATTATATACAAAAGTTTTGTAGTAAACTAGTTGACGTACCACCCGTGTTGCGGGACGATTACCGAATAATTCTTAACCAATTAAAAAACAGTACTCTAGTTTTGTTAGAAACAAAAACTAAAATGACGACAAGATCATAATTTTTAGCGGGGCTAAAttcgtaatttttagctaggaGAAAACCatgattttattttgaactgtgggaaaacgtaattttgaattgagggtgcAAGCGTAATTTTTAACCAAgagaaaatcgtaatttttagctgggggcaaaagcatattTTTACTTTAAACTGGGGGGCAAAACGTAAAtttaaactgggggcaaaaacgtaattttaaagtgggtgtgaaataataaactggtgtaaaaaCGTATTTTTGAGATagggggaaaacataattttattttgagctggcgCGAAAACGTTATTTTGGCGGagggtaaaattgtaatatttGAACCGAGGGCATATTCGTAATTCTTAGCTAGGAGCAACAGGGTAATTACTTTTTGAACttggggcgaaaacgtaattttaaactaggGGGAAAAACGTAAATTTAAAgtggaaaaaaataataaactggttggtccaatggttTATTGTCGGCCGCCCATTTCAACCAATGGCAGGGACACACTATTCTCTGCCATGGTAAATGTAGATGTAGGAAATATTTCTTACTTTAATAACATGTACGCATTTATTTcggttagttatacatgctacttataAAACGGTCTCAAAAAAGATATATTGAGTCAACTAATTAAacaaaaacactaccatagttatgataaaaaaaaataactaaaacaatgacaaacatgtaa encodes the following:
- the LOC110911492 gene encoding calcium-binding allergen Ole e 8: MTTETGKQSIYFTDSDEIKKVFNRFDTNGDGKISAHELLQVMKAIGSEISDEEVKQMMTNIDTDCDGFINLEEFEGFFKGNAGDEDEGMKELHEAFELYDLNKNGLISSTELHQILTRLGEGCTVEDCVKMIKSVDSDGDGYVNFEEFKKMMMKS